In Piliocolobus tephrosceles isolate RC106 unplaced genomic scaffold, ASM277652v3 unscaffolded_14868, whole genome shotgun sequence, the genomic window aaaaaaaaaaaaaaaaaaaaaaaaataagcattttatataGAAACGAGTTCCTCCTTAATTAAATCCCCAATTAGTCCATCAGTAGCAATTATATCttgattttctaaaaaaatacaattataatgaataaaaaaatagcaataataaaaaaagaagtaatggtaatgaaaaaaaaaaaaaaaaaagaggcaaaaaaaaaaaatatatatatgtattttttttaaattacctattATACGCAAATCCATAGAACCAACACTATTTTTTATgacatgctaaaaaaaaaaaaaaaataaaataataaaacattttaagtagaTAAAGTATATACTTCatgatgaaaaaaaataaaaagaaaaaacgatatacacaaacatacatattagCATGGGTGTACATAAACATACGTATTAGCACGGGTATAAACAAATGTACGTATATTAGCACAGATATACTaacacgtatacatatatatatataggcacaATTTATCAGTGTACaataggcaaaaacaaaacaaatgaaattcgTTCACtccatttttaactattttttcatttattttaactactgttttttttttttttttttttcttaattaattaattacttactTGCATTATATTCAAaacctttgaaattattttcaaaatatttcctttttgtttgagTATAAAAGATAGCAATAACGAAGTAAACAAATCACCAGTACCACATATGTCAATATCACAGCgtggaattttaaatttaaaacaaatgagttttttattattattataaaatccaacatataaatataaatttgaagcATCAAAAGAATAACGGACagatgttactattataattttagatccattatttaataattgatcaattgattttataacatctttttcattatttattttagtatttgatAGTAGTTCTAATTCAAATTGGTTAGGTGTGATTATATCAGCATAAGTAGTGGCTTTTGTATATGCTTTTACGACATCGCTATCTACGTATACTCTTCCATTGTCACCCATTACTGGGTCACATATCCAGAAGtagtttaaatttattatattctcAATTAAAAGCTcaacttgttctttttctttattttgtattttttctatattttcattattcgtgattatgttttctatttttttttttttttttaattctacaatAGCATTCATAACAATATCAACACAATCATATGTTTTCATATATCCTGTTAAAAATGATATTTGATTAGTATTAGTTGTAGAGGTGGCAGTAATAACTGTTGTAGTATGATTGTTGGTATTACTACTATTGTCGGCGAATAAAATATCTTTGCagaattcattt contains:
- the LOC111534088 gene encoding pyridoxal kinase-like translates to MDNKNGEIIVSIQSQVFDGFCGNNVGTFVLRRRGHIPKILNTVQYYSKYKHIGAEISNDTLKNIINEFCKDILFADNSSNTNNHTTTVITATSTTNTNQISFLTGYMKTYDCVDIVMNAIVELKKKKKIENIITNNENIEKIQNKEKEQVELLIENIINLNYFWICDPVMGDNGRVYVDSDVVKAYTKATTYADIITPNQFELELLSNTKINNEKDVIKSIDQLLNNGSKIIIVTSVRYSFDASNLYLYVGFYNNNKKLICFKFKIPRCDIDICGTGDLFTSLLLSFILKQKGNILKIISKVLNIMQHVIKNSVGSMDLRIIENQDIIATDGLIGDLIKEELVSI